One part of the Actinomycetota bacterium genome encodes these proteins:
- a CDS encoding 50S ribosomal protein L6: protein MSRVGRSPINIPSGVEVALGGREITVKGPRGSLSRSLPPDITVRQDGAVLLVERPSDERMHRALHGLTRSLVNNMVVGVTEGFRKDLEIVGVGYRATAQGPSKVDLALGFSHTISVDAPDGITFEVPAPTRISVQGIDKEVVGQVAADIRRIRKPEPYKGKGVRYAGEVVRRKAGKAAK from the coding sequence ATGTCGCGTGTAGGACGATCACCGATCAACATCCCGTCGGGCGTCGAGGTCGCCCTGGGTGGCCGCGAGATCACGGTCAAGGGGCCCCGAGGTTCGCTGTCGCGCTCGTTGCCGCCCGACATCACCGTCCGCCAGGACGGAGCGGTGCTGCTCGTCGAGCGCCCGAGCGACGAGCGCATGCACCGGGCCCTCCACGGGCTCACCCGCTCGCTCGTCAACAACATGGTCGTGGGCGTCACCGAGGGCTTTCGCAAGGACCTCGAGATCGTCGGCGTCGGTTACCGGGCGACGGCTCAGGGCCCGTCGAAGGTCGACCTCGCGCTCGGTTTCAGTCACACGATCTCCGTCGACGCCCCCGACGGCATCACCTTCGAGGTACCGGCACCGACGCGCATCTCGGTGCAGGGGATCGACAAGGAGGTCGTGGGCCAGGTGGCCGCCGACATCCGCCGCATCCGCAAGCCCGAGCCCTACAAGGGCAAGGGCGTGCGGTACGCGGGTGAGGTCGTGCGCCGCAAGGCAGGAAAGGCCGCGAAATGA